In a genomic window of Gossypium arboreum isolate Shixiya-1 chromosome 9, ASM2569848v2, whole genome shotgun sequence:
- the LOC108455724 gene encoding uncharacterized protein LOC108455724 translates to MSSPPSSSSGKALDFEAASKSAVASVESLKLKPQDEIASGVQVTSFSEIMDEVTLHFQLIRLAKQIFVWIGCNSANLGNLYAAAPTRPNNTVSVTSILGGASDNTGSGIARRLVLKTGLNIIVACNIPKNNSMLEANAEKKLIEKLIALGYSRPKSQSSGPGLSSS, encoded by the exons ATGTCTTCTCCTCCTTCCTCTTCTTCTGGTAAAGCATTGGACTTTGAAGCCGCATCAAAATCAGCCGTTGCTTCTGTCGAGTCCCTCAAATTGAAACCGCAAGACGAAATCGCCAGCGGCGTGCAGGTCACGAGCTTTTCGGAGATCATGGATGAAGTAACGCTTCACTTTCAACTCATTCGTCTCGCCAAGCAG ATATTCGTATGGATCGGCTGTAACTCTGCTAATTTGGGAAATTTATATGCTGCTGCTCCTACGCGACCT AATAATACGGTGAGCGTGACTTCAATTCTTGGAGGTGCTTCAGATAACACTGGCTCTGGAATTGCTCGACGATTAG TGCTAAAGACTGGTCTTAACATAATTGTGGCTTGCAATATCCCAAAGAATAACTCCATGCTTGAG GCAAATGCTGAAAAGAAGTTAATAGAGAAGCTAATTGCCTTGGGGTACTCGAGGCCGAAATCCCAATCCTCAGGTCCAGGGTTGTCTTCCTCATAG